The DNA segment CTTTACAAAAAAGGACTAGACATTGGAAAATCTACAAATCAACCCATATTTATTTCAGAATCTGTCCCAGGAGGAACCACTACTGCTCAAGCAGTAATGGAAGCTTTTGGTTTGAATGTAAATAAATTAATAGGGAGTAGTTTGATAAATGCTCCAAGGGCCTTAAAAACAAAAGTAATTAAAGCTGGGCTATTAAATTCAAATCTAAATTATGATTTTGACTCATTAGATGTTATTTCTTCAGTTGGAGACCCATTTCAAGCTTTCTCTATGGGACTATTGATTGGTGCAAGATTAGCTAATCAAACCGTTGTACTTTCTGGAGGTAGTCAGATGTTGGCTATTGTTTTACTTGCATTGGAATTTATTGACTCTAAAGAAAAACAAGAGTTTGTTGATTTCGTTTTTATTGCAACTACAGGATGGTTAGTTAAGGATAATGCATTGAATGATTTATTAGATTTAATCACTGAAAAACATAAAGTAAATTTAATAGGTTTAGCAAGTCCTTTAAATTTCGAATCATCTAAATATGAAGAATTAAGTGATTATGAAATAGGATATGTTAAGGAGGGTGTAGGCGCTGGAGGGATGTCAATTTTTGCTTTTCTTAAGGGTTTTAGCAATGAAGAAATAGTTTCTATGTGTCAAATTAATCTAGAAAGGATGAAGAAGTTAGGTCAAATTTCTTTAGAGGAAAATTTATAAATGCTTAAAAATTATTCAACAAGAAGGGAATTTCTTAACTATGGAAAACTATCGCTTCTTTTATTACTAAATTCATGTAGTAATTCCTCAAGAAAAATAAGTATTTCTTTACAAAGCTCTTTTTATCCTCAATCTTTAAAAGATACTTTGCCTAAGAGTTGGGAAAAAGAAATTATTAATTTGAGTAAGCTTGACTTAATAAAAAATAAAAAATTATCTAATTCTGATTATATGTTGATTAATGATGGATGGATAAACAGTTTAAATTTTGAAAACTTTCAGAGTTTAAATAATTTATTTAATAATGATAGATTAGATAATAGGTCTAAAGAATTTCTAAATGATTTTAAAGAATATCAAAGTAATAAATTATTTCCAATAGGTGTAGTTCCATATGCAGTAGTTATAAAAAATAATAAAAATTTAATTAGTGATGCAAGTCAGTCATGGGATTTCCTTCTCGCTGAAAAGTTGAAAGGAAAAATTATATTTCCTCAAAGTCCGAGAATAATAATGTCTATTTTAAAAAAAATTAATGCTAAAAATTCTTTTAGCAAACTTAAAAATCAAGTAATGTTATTTGATGATCAAAATTCAATAAATTGGTTAATTAATTCTCAGGCAACTGTTGCTATTGTTCCATATTCTCAATGTGTAAAATATCTCAAATTTGATTCAAGACTTTCTATTGTTTTTCCTAATAAAGGTGTTCCTTTAATTTGGTATTTCCTTTTAAGTAAATCAAAAGTTAATAATCAAATTTTAATTGATTGGATTAAATCTTTTGAAAATAGGAAAACTATCGACTTATTGGCAAATGAAGGTTGGTACCTACCTTTTAATGATGAATATTCTCAAAATAAATATAATATCAATTCTAAATATAATAATTCTGGCCCATCAAAAATTTGTTGGGAAAATAGTTGGTCTTTGCCTCCTATTAATAAAAAAGAAAAATCTAATTTGGAAAATTTATGGAATCAATCTTCAACCCCATAATCTTTTTTTAGGCTTTTCAACTAATAGGTTGTGAGTTTGTTTTAATAATTCTGGAATATTTAATTCACTTGGACATTTTGGAACGCATTCATTACACTCTAAACAAAAAGAGGCATTTTTCTCTTCCCACCAGTGGCCAGCTCTACCTATTAAATTATATCTTTCTTTAGCAAACTCTATCTGGCCATAACCTAAAGAGATATTTCTTAAACGAAGTATTTCAGGTATAGGGATTTCACTTGGGCATGGAAGGCAAGATCTACATTGCTCACATTTTGAGGACTTTAATTCTTCATTAGCGACCTTTTCGATATTTTTTAATGCATTAATTTCAGAAGAAGTAAGTTTTTGACTTGAATTAATAAGTTTTTCTGCAATATAAAAATCTTCAATTTTTGAAGCTCCTAAAGATAGAGTTGTAATTCCTTTTGAAAGTAAAAATCTATAAGCCAGTGCTAAAGGATGGTATGGTGCAGATGCTTTTAATAAAGTATCACTTGGTGCATATAATCTTCCGCCTTTATCAGCAGGGGATATAGCTAAAACACCCATTTTCTTTTTTAAAGCTAACTGGGCAAGGCTTATCTTCGATTGATCTAAAAAATGTAAATGAAGATTGCAAAAACTAAATACTTCACAATTAATTGCTTTTTCAATAAGTTTATAACTTCCATGCGAACTAAAACCAACTTGATCAACTAGGTCATTCTTAATTAACCACTGTAAAAACTTTACCCCCTCTCCATTTAAAACCCAATCCAAATGCTCATCTAAATTTATTCCATGAATAGCAAGATTATGAATTTTTTTTAGCTTTAAATTTTTTAGAGAATTTTTGAAATTTTTTTTTAGATAATTAAAATCTCCTTTAGGTAAAACTTTAGTAGTAATTATCCATTCTTTCTTCGTTATTTTTTCGGAATTTTCTAACTTATTTAATACTTCCCCTATCAGGATTTCTGCTTTTCCATAAGATGCAGCTGTTTCTAAATGATTAATGCCCGCTTGATGAGCCCTTTTTATCAGAGAGTACATTTTATTAAGATTTTCAGTCGCTCGCATTGTGCCTAAAGTAAATAAACTTACATTGCAACCTTTGCCAAATAATCTTTTCTGAGAATCAATAATCATCTTTATATAATTAATTTCTACTAAATAATTCTTTTATTTATTTATAGTTGATATTGGTTTAAAGTAAATTAAAATTAATATTTATTCTAAAAAAAATCTTTATTTAAAGTTATGTTTACAGGAATAATTCAGTCAGTAGGAAAACTTAAAAAAGAAAAAGATTTCTTAATTATTGAAATTCTTGATGAACCTTTTGATATGCAAATAGGCGATAGTATCGCAGTTAATGGGATTTGTTTAACGGTAAAAGAAATTTCAAATAATCAATTTAAAGTAGATGTAAGTGAAGAAACTTTTAAAAAAACTACTTTAGGAGATAAATCAAGTATCAATCAAATAGTTAATTTGGAACCAGCTATCCGTCTTTCAGATCGTCTTGGGGGGCACATAGTAAGTGGACATATAGATGGTTTGGGAAAAGTTGAAAATATAGAAAAACTAGAAAAATCATGGATGTTAAAAATTAAGTGGCAAAATAAAAAATTTTCCAAATACATAGTTGATAAAGGAAGTATATGCGTAAACGGAATTAGTCTGACAATTGCAAAATCTGAGAATCAAGGAGAAATTTTTACGATCGCAATTATCCCTCATACCTGGGATAACACGAATCTGAAAAATTTATCAATTGGCGATAGTGTAAATCTTGAAGGAGATGCATTAATTAAATACGTCGAAAAATTACTTCTATTTAACAAAAATAGAGAATCAGATAACTTTTCTGAAGAAATCTCTTCAAATTGGCTTAAAGAAAATGGCTGGGATAAATAATTTTTAATTAATTGGAATTAGGGAAATAGTTTTAGTATCTTTTTTGAGATCAATTTTATATTCTTGACCAGGCTCTAATCCTAATTTCTTTGTATAGGCATGACCTATTAATAAGTTGCCATTGCAATGAACTTTTGTTTTGAATTCTGCTTGTCTCCCTCTTGAAGATCTATTCCCTGGCCTTGTATTTCCACTACTACTTAACTTGTAACCCTTAGCTTCAACAAGTGCTCTATAAAAATTTTTTCTTAAGACTCTCCCACTTGGTCCTACATAGCCACAACCTCTAGCTATTTCATCCTCAGATTTATTGCTGAGTAATTTAGATTTTTCGAGAAGTTCTTTTCCTACAAGCATTATATAAATTATTTCTAATTATATATTCTTACTAATAATGAGAATTGTGGCAATATAAGTTAATAAAAAATAGACTTTTAAATAATAATTTTTAAATTATAAAAGATATAAAATAATAAATAAAACAACCCATATTCCATCTACAAAATGCCAATATAATTCAACAGCTTCTAATGGAAACATATTTTGATTGGTAATTCTTCCTCCCTTTGATCTTGCTTGCCAAGAAATAATTAATATCATTAACGTTCCTAAAGTTACATGGAGACCATGAAAGCCTGTTAAAGCATAAAAAGTACTTGCAAATAAATTATCCGTTAAACCGAAAGGTAAATTAAAATATTCGAATAATTGACATATTAAAAAAACTATCCCAAGAAGAGCAGTAACTAATAACCATTTCTGGGTATCGGAATTTTTATTTTTAAGAAGCGCTTTACCTGCTTTATGAAAGGTTGCACTACTTACAAGTAATAAAATTGTATTTAAAGTAGGTATAGGCAATTCTAATTCGTAGATAGCACCATCCGGCAAAGGATTGACTGCTTTATATGTGAGGTAGGCAGCAAAGAAACCAGCAAAAGTCATCCCATCAGCTATTAAAAAAGTGATTAATCCAAACATCCTGAAGTCTTCATGATGTTCCCTTAGCTCACTCTCATTTTTTTTAATTTCTTTTGAACTATCTAGAGTTGTCATACTTTTTGATTGATTTTATTTAGAGATTGGTTTTCCATAACCATAAGGTTCTTCTACTAAAGGTGCTTCTCCTTCCCAATTCTCAACGGGTGGAGGAGAGGTTGTTAACCATTCAGGAGTTAAAGCATCCCAAGGATTATCCCCAGAATCCTTACCATTTTTAATACTTGCATATATATTGATCAAAAAAGGGATAGTACTAATAGCCATTAAGAGAGCACCAAGGCTACTAATTTGATTAACAAATTGAAATTGAGGATCATATTCTGCCACCCTTCTAGGCATTCCATTAAGACCAAGCCAATGTTGAGGAGCAAAACATAAGTTAAATCCAATAAAAGTTATGGCAAAATGTAATATCCCTAGTTTTTCATTCATTAACTTACCTGTCACCTTTGGGAACCAATGGTATATGGATGAGAAGATAATAAAAACGGTCCCTCCGTAAACGATGTAATGGAAGTGAGCTACAACAAAATATGTATCATGGACATGAATATCAAAAGGTACTTGAGCTAGAGCAACTCCCGTAATACCTCCAAATACAAAATTAATTATAAATCCACATGAAAATAACATTGCACTATTGATAGATATTTTCCCGCCCCACAATGTTGCAACCCAATTAAAAAATTTAATTCCAGTTGGAACTGCTATAAACGCTGTCGCGATGGTAAAGAATAATCTCATCCAAGGTGGGGTTCCACTTGTAAACATATGATGAGCCCAAACAACTAGACCAAGAACAACTATTCCCATTATTGAAAAAACCATTGTGGTGTATCCAAAAAGTGGCTTCCTTGAATGTACTGGAAGGATTTCACTAACCAATCCGAAAGCAGGAAGTACCATTATGTAAACAGCTGGGTGAGAATAAAACCAGAATAAATGTTGATAAACGACTACGTTCCCACCCAAAACAGGGTTAAAGAAACCGGTATGAGCAACAATATCAAAGCTAAGCAATATTAATGTTCCAGCTAAAACTGGAGTTGACAAAACTACTAATAAACTTGTCCCTAACATCGCCCAACAATACATAGGTAGTTGCATAAGCTTTAATCCTGGTCTTCTTAATTTGATAATTGTTGCAATGAAATTTATCCCTCCAAAAATTGAGCTGCCTCCGAGCAATAAAACACTCATTATCCAAATTATTTGTCCCGATTGTGGGGTTGTTATACTCAAAGGAGGATACGCAGTCCATCCTGCCTGTGCAGCTCCTTCAACAAAATAACTAGCCACTAACATTAAACCGGAAGGGGGTATTAGCCAAAAAGCTACAGCATTCAGTCTTGGGAATGCCATATCTCTTGCTCCAACATAAAAAGGAATTAAATAATTCCCAAATGCACCATTTACTACAGGTACAATCCACAAGAAAATCATTATTGTTCCATGTAATGTTAAAACTTGGTTATATATATCTCTAGGCATAAAGTCCGACATTGGACTTGTTAATTCAATTCTTATAGCACTTGCCAAAGTTCCTCCAATTAAATAAAAAAGAAACCCACATACTAAATATTGGATACCTATTACTTTATGATCAAGACTAAAGCTAAAATATCTAAGCCAACCTTTAGGTTGAAGACTCTTGTTATTGGAATCTTGTGAATCAATTAATATTGTCATAAACTAACCTCAGTTTTTGTATTTTTGTTAAACCAATCTTTGTAATCAGATTCTTCTTCAACTATTATTGATGCTCTCATGCCTCCGTGATAAGGACCACATAATTCAGCACAAATTATTGGATATTTCCCAACTTTAGTAGGAGTGAAATTTAAAATCGTAGGTTGGCCTGGAATGATATCTTGTTTTATTCTGAATTCCGGAACCCAAAAAGCATGAATAACATCTTTCGATTCCATCTTCATAGAGACCTTATGATCAACTGGAACATGAAGCTCCCCAGAAATAAATTCACCTTTTGGATAATTAAATAAAAAAGCAAATTGCATTGCTGACACTTCAACAGATAAATTTTTATTTGCAACTTCATTATTTGATGTTTGGCTAATTCCAGCCCATATCTTTTCTGTATTTGATTTCATCATTTCATGGCTGTGATTAAGTTCTTTCATACCTCCCATACGATCGTAAATGTTATAGCTATATAAACCTATTATTAAAACAATAATAGAAGGGATAATTGTCCATACAATTTCAAGGCTTAAATTACCTTCTAAAGCTATCCCATCTCCGAATTGATCTTTCCTTTTTCTGAATTTAAATAAACTATATACAACAGCTATTGTCATTCCTATGAAAATTATTAATCCAATAATAAAAAGAATTTTAAAAAGCTCATCATATATTGGTGCATTTATACTTGCTTCAACAGGAAGTAAATTAACATTAAATCCGATCCAAAAAGATATACCAAATACAGCGGAAATTATAAGTATTAAATAAAAGTTTTTATTTAACAAGTTAGAAAAAAAGTAGTTATTTATATTTTCAAGATATTCTTTTTTTTTAATTTTGCATCGTTTGTTAATGGAAAATTATTGAAATTCACAACTTCTTAAGATTTATAAAATAAAAGAACTGTTATCAGTAACTTTTATAGATTTATGTCAGGAAAAAAAGATTAAAAAAACAAATAAATTTTTAAAATAAAACATTTACTTTTAATTAATGTTTGTTAATTGAATCTAAATTAGTATGCAAAAATAAGACCTTTGATTAACTTGTTCAATAACAAAATACATCAAAAAAGATTCAAATCAATTTTTCTGAAATTGGGAAATCATTGCGTTTTGGCATTAATAGCTTTAATAGTTATTGGAGGAGCTACAAGAGTTATGGAGGCAGGTCTTGCTTGCCCTGATTGGCCCTTATGTTATGGGACTTTTCTACCTCTAAATCATATGAATTTAAGAGTTTTTCTAGAATGGTTTCATCGCTTGGACGCCTTTCTTGTTGGTCTGTTAATTCTTTCTCAATTCATACTTTCATTAGTATGGAGAAAAGATCTTCCAAATTGGCTACCAAAGACATATTCAGTATTAGTTTTCTTAATAATTGTTCAAGGTTCAATTGGAGCATTAACAGTAATTAATTTACTTAATTCGTATGCAGTTACTGCACATCTTTTGACAGCTTTTTTACTCCTTATAACGACAATAACTATAAATCAGAACCTAGAAAATAATGAGGTGAATAAATCATTGCGTTGGTGGCGAATATTATTATTTGTTCCACTAATATTAACTTTAACTCAATCATTTATTGGAGTAAGGCTTTCATCAACTTGGTCTGCTCATCTCTGCTTATCTTTTAATAAACAATGTTTCATATTAAATACCCATAAATTATTTGCTATCCCAATTTCTGTTTTGATTGTATCTATTTTGCTCATATCAATATACAAACAAAATTTGTTCCTAAATAACTGGAAATATCTTTGCTCACTTTTTTTGCTTTTGATTTCCCAGATTTTTCTAGGGATATTAAGTCTTAAAACCAATTTAACTGAACCTATGCTTGTTATTGGTCATCAACTAAATGCTTCATTATTAATTGCGATCCTAACAGCATTGATTTTTAGAAATCCTAAGTTAAATAAAAAAATCAATCAATCATTTAATCCAGTAATAGTATCTTTAAACTCATGAAAAGTAATTTAGAAAACTTTAATTTTCAGACTTCAATTCGTGAACAAGTTGTACCCTCAAGAAAAAAAGTAATACTTCCTGCTTGGCTTGAAGTTGCCAAACCAAGATTGATTCCATTATTACTAGCTACAACTTTAGGTGGTATGGCATTGACGGAAGAATGGCCTTTATCCTCTCCTAAACTTATCTGTACTTTAGGAGGCGGTGCCTTGGCAGCTGCGGCAGCTGGAGCTCTTAACTGCTTATGGGAAATGGACCTAGATAAGAGGATGAAAAGGACAAGTAATAGAGCTTTACCTTCAGGTAAATTATCATTTAATACTGTATTTTTAGGGGCCGTATCTTGTACATTTGCAGCTGCAATGCTTTTGATAAGTGGAGTAAATTATTTAGCTGCCGGATTAACATTGCTGGGATTATGTAGTTATGTGATTTTGTATACGATAATTCTTAAACCAAGAACAACTCAAAATATTGTTTTTGGTGGAGTTGCAGGGGCCATACCTCCTTTAGTAGGAGCTTCAGCAGCTACAGGACATGTAGGTCTTAGTGGTTGGTGGCTATTTGGGTTGGTAATGCTTTGGACGCCAGCACATTTTTGGGCTCTTGCAATTTTATTAAAAGATGATTATGCGTCTGTCGGAATACCCATGCTTCCTTCCGTTAAAGGTTCAGCTTTTACAGTCAAAGCTATTTCACGTTATGGATGGGCAACAGTATTCATGAGTATTCTAGGTGTCTTTGCTTTACCTGAAGGAGGACTGCTTTATGTGATAATGCTTTTACCTTTTAATGGAAGACTTTTACAATTAATCAATAGATTGAAAAGTTCACCTGATGATTTAGAAAAAGCTAAAGGATTATTTAGATGGTCAATACTTTATATGTTTGGTATTTGTCTTTTACTTTTAATTTCAAGAACCCAACTTTCTGTTGATTTTGAGCAGCAGTCTATGCAAATATTCTTATCTTTGAAGGCATACTTTAATATTTAGATTGATGTAAAATGTTGATAGAAAAAATTCTGGTTTGATGAATTATATACAAATTACGGATCTTTCAAAATCATATTCTGATATTGAGGCATTAAAAAAATTATCAATGGAAATTAATGCTGGTACATTATTTGGAATCTTAGGTCCAAATGGTGCAGGCAAGTCTACTCTCATAAAAATTCTAGCGACTCTAGTCGAACCTGATAGTGGAGAAGTTTTTATAAATAATATTAATTTAATAAAAAATCCTAAAAAAATTAGAGAATTAATTGGTTATGTAGCTCAAGATATTGCTCTCGATAAAATTCTTACAGGACGTGAGTTATTAGATTTTCAGTCAGATTTATATCATATGAAAAAAAAGGAAAAATACGAAAGAATAAAATTATTAATAAAGCAATTAGATATGAATGATTGGATTGATAGAAAATGTGGAACATATTCAGGAGGAATGAAAAGAAGAATAGATTTAGCAGCTGGACTTTTACATTTACCCAAAGTTTTAATACTAGATGAACCAACTGTAGGTTTGGATATTGAGAGTAGAAATATAATTTGGAATCTTTTGAAAGATTTGAAGAATGATGGAATGACTATTATTTTAAGTAGTCATTATCTTGATGAAATAGATAAATTAGCAGATAGTTTGGTAATTATTGATGATGGGAAAGTAATAGCACAAGGAACACCTATTCAACTGAAAAATAAATTAGGAGGAGATAGGATTACTTTGAAAGTAAGAGAATTTAGTTCTGATGAAGAGTCTAAAAAAATATGCGAGATTTTATCTTCAATAGATGGAATTAGTCAGATTGTGACAAATAAGGCGCAAGGTTATTCACTAAATTTTGTTGTAGATAAGGATAAGGATTTACTCACAAAACTTAAAGTAGAATTAGCTTTTTCAAAGTTTGAAATTTTTTCTCTTGCTCAAAGCCAGCCTAGCTTGGATGATGTTTATCTACAGGCTACTGGCAAAACATTATTAGATGCTGAAATTTCCATGACGGGTAAAAGAGATCTTAAAAAAGAATCGAAGCAATCAATGAGATAAAGTAATAAATTTTTTGATATTTAATTATAATATCTATTAGAAGACACTACAAAATGGAATTAAATCAATATAGTTTATTTTTTTTGTATCAAGAAACTATTGCTTTAACAAAAAGATTATTCATCCAATTAAAAAGAAGACCCTCAACTCTTTTAGCAGGTATATTGCAACCTATAATATGGCTGTTTTTATTTGGAGCTCTTTTCTCAAATGCTCCTGAAGGTTTTCTCCCGGGAGTAGATTCTTATGGAAATTTTTTAGGAGCAGGACTAATTGTTTTTACTGCTTTTAGCGGAGCATTAAATTCAGGCTTGCCTTTAATGTTTGATAGAGAGTTCGGCTTTTTAAATAGGTTACTTGTTGCACCTTTAGCAAGTAGGTTGTCAATTGTTTTATCCTCTTTTTTTTATATAACTATTCTGAGTTTCGTTCAGAGTATCGTTATAATGATTGTTTCTTTTGTTTTAGGTTATGGATGGCCTGACTTTTATGGTTTAGGAATTGTATTTACAACATTAATACTATTAGTACTTTTTGTGACATCAATTAGTCTTTGTTTGGCGTTCATATTACCTGGTCATATCGAATTAATTGCTCTTATATTTGTAATAAATTTGCCTCTTCTCTTTGCAAGTACTGCATTAGCTCCTATTTCTTTTATGCCAAAGTGGCTAGGGTGGCTCGCCTCTTTAAATCCTTTAACTTTTGCTATTGAACCTATCAGGATTGCTTATACTCAAAATATGAATTTAGGTTTAGTGGCTTTACATGCACCTTATGGTGACTTAACTTGTAAGAGTTGTATCTCAATTTTATTTTCCCTAACAATTTTTTCCTTAATCATTATCAGACCACTTTTAAATAGAAAATTAAATTAGTAAATTTATGTTCTTAAAAGATCATTTAAAAGATTCTTATCAAAAAGCATCTTTTGATAAAAATAATTTAAAGATAGAAAATATAATTAATAGATGGGTACATAGGTTTGATATTGAATCTTTGAATGAGCTAATAGCTTCAAATCAAGATCAAATTAAATTATTAGAGGAAGATAAGCTAGTTTCAAATCAAGATCAAACAAGATCGGAATTATTAGAAATTG comes from the Prochlorococcus marinus str. MIT 9515 genome and includes:
- a CDS encoding ABC transporter permease; translated protein: MELNQYSLFFLYQETIALTKRLFIQLKRRPSTLLAGILQPIIWLFLFGALFSNAPEGFLPGVDSYGNFLGAGLIVFTAFSGALNSGLPLMFDREFGFLNRLLVAPLASRLSIVLSSFFYITILSFVQSIVIMIVSFVLGYGWPDFYGLGIVFTTLILLVLFVTSISLCLAFILPGHIELIALIFVINLPLLFASTALAPISFMPKWLGWLASLNPLTFAIEPIRIAYTQNMNLGLVALHAPYGDLTCKSCISILFSLTIFSLIIIRPLLNRKLN
- a CDS encoding nicotinate-nucleotide--dimethylbenzimidazole phosphoribosyltransferase gives rise to the protein MQKTYLGIKLFGSKINQKLCSERVETLKKEIDNFIFYLVIAGTETSQIRGISAAGINSKARRKTALADAEFLLFGAFIDHKYKLPFLNAGVTPALISYVCSKLICASPIVVPIGINEKPYFRHLIVENYSVGPSKCLTTGKSMNKNRVLSLYKKGLDIGKSTNQPIFISESVPGGTTTAQAVMEAFGLNVNKLIGSSLINAPRALKTKVIKAGLLNSNLNYDFDSLDVISSVGDPFQAFSMGLLIGARLANQTVVLSGGSQMLAIVLLALEFIDSKEKQEFVDFVFIATTGWLVKDNALNDLLDLITEKHKVNLIGLASPLNFESSKYEELSDYEIGYVKEGVGAGGMSIFAFLKGFSNEEIVSMCQINLERMKKLGQISLEENL
- the coxB gene encoding cytochrome c oxidase subunit II, with product MLNKNFYLILIISAVFGISFWIGFNVNLLPVEASINAPIYDELFKILFIIGLIIFIGMTIAVVYSLFKFRKRKDQFGDGIALEGNLSLEIVWTIIPSIIVLIIGLYSYNIYDRMGGMKELNHSHEMMKSNTEKIWAGISQTSNNEVANKNLSVEVSAMQFAFLFNYPKGEFISGELHVPVDHKVSMKMESKDVIHAFWVPEFRIKQDIIPGQPTILNFTPTKVGKYPIICAELCGPYHGGMRASIIVEEESDYKDWFNKNTKTEVSL
- a CDS encoding cytochrome c oxidase subunit 3; the protein is MTTLDSSKEIKKNESELREHHEDFRMFGLITFLIADGMTFAGFFAAYLTYKAVNPLPDGAIYELELPIPTLNTILLLVSSATFHKAGKALLKNKNSDTQKWLLVTALLGIVFLICQLFEYFNLPFGLTDNLFASTFYALTGFHGLHVTLGTLMILIISWQARSKGGRITNQNMFPLEAVELYWHFVDGIWVVLFIILYLL
- a CDS encoding AbrB family transcriptional regulator, encoding MLVGKELLEKSKLLSNKSEDEIARGCGYVGPSGRVLRKNFYRALVEAKGYKLSSSGNTRPGNRSSRGRQAEFKTKVHCNGNLLIGHAYTKKLGLEPGQEYKIDLKKDTKTISLIPIN
- a CDS encoding ABC transporter ATP-binding protein, yielding MNYIQITDLSKSYSDIEALKKLSMEINAGTLFGILGPNGAGKSTLIKILATLVEPDSGEVFINNINLIKNPKKIRELIGYVAQDIALDKILTGRELLDFQSDLYHMKKKEKYERIKLLIKQLDMNDWIDRKCGTYSGGMKRRIDLAAGLLHLPKVLILDEPTVGLDIESRNIIWNLLKDLKNDGMTIILSSHYLDEIDKLADSLVIIDDGKVIAQGTPIQLKNKLGGDRITLKVREFSSDEESKKICEILSSIDGISQIVTNKAQGYSLNFVVDKDKDLLTKLKVELAFSKFEIFSLAQSQPSLDDVYLQATGKTLLDAEISMTGKRDLKKESKQSMR
- a CDS encoding COX15/CtaA family protein, yielding MINLFNNKIHQKRFKSIFLKLGNHCVLALIALIVIGGATRVMEAGLACPDWPLCYGTFLPLNHMNLRVFLEWFHRLDAFLVGLLILSQFILSLVWRKDLPNWLPKTYSVLVFLIIVQGSIGALTVINLLNSYAVTAHLLTAFLLLITTITINQNLENNEVNKSLRWWRILLFVPLILTLTQSFIGVRLSSTWSAHLCLSFNKQCFILNTHKLFAIPISVLIVSILLISIYKQNLFLNNWKYLCSLFLLLISQIFLGILSLKTNLTEPMLVIGHQLNASLLIAILTALIFRNPKLNKKINQSFNPVIVSLNS
- a CDS encoding heme o synthase; the protein is MKSNLENFNFQTSIREQVVPSRKKVILPAWLEVAKPRLIPLLLATTLGGMALTEEWPLSSPKLICTLGGGALAAAAAGALNCLWEMDLDKRMKRTSNRALPSGKLSFNTVFLGAVSCTFAAAMLLISGVNYLAAGLTLLGLCSYVILYTIILKPRTTQNIVFGGVAGAIPPLVGASAATGHVGLSGWWLFGLVMLWTPAHFWALAILLKDDYASVGIPMLPSVKGSAFTVKAISRYGWATVFMSILGVFALPEGGLLYVIMLLPFNGRLLQLINRLKSSPDDLEKAKGLFRWSILYMFGICLLLLISRTQLSVDFEQQSMQIFLSLKAYFNI
- the ctaD gene encoding cytochrome c oxidase subunit I, with the translated sequence MTILIDSQDSNNKSLQPKGWLRYFSFSLDHKVIGIQYLVCGFLFYLIGGTLASAIRIELTSPMSDFMPRDIYNQVLTLHGTIMIFLWIVPVVNGAFGNYLIPFYVGARDMAFPRLNAVAFWLIPPSGLMLVASYFVEGAAQAGWTAYPPLSITTPQSGQIIWIMSVLLLGGSSIFGGINFIATIIKLRRPGLKLMQLPMYCWAMLGTSLLVVLSTPVLAGTLILLSFDIVAHTGFFNPVLGGNVVVYQHLFWFYSHPAVYIMVLPAFGLVSEILPVHSRKPLFGYTTMVFSIMGIVVLGLVVWAHHMFTSGTPPWMRLFFTIATAFIAVPTGIKFFNWVATLWGGKISINSAMLFSCGFIINFVFGGITGVALAQVPFDIHVHDTYFVVAHFHYIVYGGTVFIIFSSIYHWFPKVTGKLMNEKLGILHFAITFIGFNLCFAPQHWLGLNGMPRRVAEYDPQFQFVNQISSLGALLMAISTIPFLINIYASIKNGKDSGDNPWDALTPEWLTTSPPPVENWEGEAPLVEEPYGYGKPISK
- a CDS encoding aldo/keto reductase, yielding MIIDSQKRLFGKGCNVSLFTLGTMRATENLNKMYSLIKRAHQAGINHLETAASYGKAEILIGEVLNKLENSEKITKKEWIITTKVLPKGDFNYLKKNFKNSLKNLKLKKIHNLAIHGINLDEHLDWVLNGEGVKFLQWLIKNDLVDQVGFSSHGSYKLIEKAINCEVFSFCNLHLHFLDQSKISLAQLALKKKMGVLAISPADKGGRLYAPSDTLLKASAPYHPLALAYRFLLSKGITTLSLGASKIEDFYIAEKLINSSQKLTSSEINALKNIEKVANEELKSSKCEQCRSCLPCPSEIPIPEILRLRNISLGYGQIEFAKERYNLIGRAGHWWEEKNASFCLECNECVPKCPSELNIPELLKQTHNLLVEKPKKRLWG
- a CDS encoding riboflavin synthase, whose product is MFTGIIQSVGKLKKEKDFLIIEILDEPFDMQIGDSIAVNGICLTVKEISNNQFKVDVSEETFKKTTLGDKSSINQIVNLEPAIRLSDRLGGHIVSGHIDGLGKVENIEKLEKSWMLKIKWQNKKFSKYIVDKGSICVNGISLTIAKSENQGEIFTIAIIPHTWDNTNLKNLSIGDSVNLEGDALIKYVEKLLLFNKNRESDNFSEEISSNWLKENGWDK